One window from the genome of Paracoccus zhejiangensis encodes:
- the rapZ gene encoding RNase adapter RapZ: MIRPAVGTPRDEGVQRLVLVTGPSGAGRSTAINVLEDLGFEAIDNLPLTLIPRLLDGPARPVPLALGLDVRNRDFSASNVIELIDALTRNPAYAPEILYLDCAPATLVRRFNETRRRHPLSVDGAPLDGVAVEIDLLAPIRVRADVLLDTSEMSPHDLKEELNRWFGSAETAGLTVSVQSFSYKRGVPRGVDVMFDCRFLANPHWQPELRAQDGRDSAVQAFVMADPRYTEFFDRIRALVEFTLPAHLQEGKTHLAIGFGCTGGQHRSVTLAEKMADALADAGWRVSKRHRELERRGSAPAPANDSASAGQGTA, from the coding sequence GCGGCTGGTGCTTGTCACCGGACCTTCAGGCGCCGGCCGGTCGACCGCGATCAACGTGCTGGAAGATCTGGGCTTCGAGGCCATCGATAACCTGCCGCTCACGCTGATCCCGCGTCTGCTGGACGGCCCGGCGCGACCCGTGCCGCTGGCCCTCGGACTGGATGTGCGCAACCGCGATTTCTCGGCCTCGAATGTCATCGAACTGATCGATGCGCTGACCCGCAACCCGGCCTATGCGCCCGAGATCCTCTATCTTGACTGCGCGCCCGCCACGCTGGTCCGCCGCTTCAACGAGACCCGACGCCGCCATCCGCTGTCGGTCGATGGCGCGCCGCTGGACGGCGTTGCGGTCGAGATCGACCTGCTGGCGCCGATCCGGGTGCGCGCCGATGTGCTGCTCGACACCAGCGAGATGTCGCCCCACGACCTCAAGGAAGAACTGAACCGCTGGTTCGGCTCGGCCGAGACGGCAGGGCTGACCGTTTCGGTGCAGTCCTTTTCGTACAAGCGGGGCGTGCCGCGCGGGGTCGACGTGATGTTCGACTGCCGTTTCCTGGCGAACCCGCATTGGCAGCCCGAGTTGCGTGCGCAGGACGGCCGCGACTCGGCGGTGCAGGCCTTTGTGATGGCCGATCCGCGCTATACCGAATTCTTCGACCGGATTCGCGCTCTGGTTGAATTTACCCTTCCGGCACACCTGCAAGAGGGGAAAACCCACCTTGCCATCGGATTCGGGTGTACCGGAGGGCAACACCGTTCCGTCACATTGGCTGAAAAAATGGCAGACGCGCTTGCAGATGCCGGGTGGCGGGTGTCAAAAAGGCACAGGGAACTTGAACGCCGTGGTTCGGCGCCGGCACCTGCAAACGATTCGGCCTCGGCCGGGCAGGGCACGGCATGA
- a CDS encoding HPr family phosphocarrier protein, giving the protein MSSAPITRDLTIINVKGLHARASAKFVECVERHDAQAQVTLDGMTVSGDSIMGLLMLTAERGKTISVTTSGAEAALLADALQALIADCFGEGM; this is encoded by the coding sequence ATGAGTTCGGCGCCGATTACCCGCGACCTGACGATCATCAACGTCAAGGGGTTGCACGCCCGTGCCAGCGCCAAGTTCGTCGAATGTGTCGAGCGTCATGACGCGCAGGCGCAGGTGACGTTGGACGGCATGACCGTCTCGGGCGATTCGATCATGGGCCTCTTGATGCTGACCGCCGAGCGCGGCAAGACCATCAGCGTCACCACATCGGGGGCCGAGGCCGCCCTGCTTGCCGACGCGCTGCAGGCGCTGATCGCCGACTGTTTCGGCGAAGGCATGTAG
- a CDS encoding L,D-transpeptidase family protein — MILTRRSAMALAGVAGLAACGGSKTSKFKSYSGPPVTQVVINKDNRRMFLLSGQKVVRSYDVGLGNQPVGHKMFEGDGKTPEGMYFIDRFNPRSSYHLSVGISYPDPEDVARALMYGRQPGGDIFIHGRGREGNALAPKRKDWTAGCIAVTDTEIEEVYAMLQTGVPVVIYP, encoded by the coding sequence ATGATTCTGACGAGGCGTTCAGCGATGGCGCTGGCGGGGGTTGCGGGTTTGGCAGCCTGCGGCGGCTCCAAAACCAGCAAGTTCAAATCCTATAGTGGCCCCCCGGTCACCCAGGTCGTTATCAACAAGGACAACCGTCGGATGTTCCTGTTGAGCGGGCAGAAGGTGGTGCGGTCCTATGACGTGGGTCTTGGCAACCAGCCGGTCGGGCACAAGATGTTCGAGGGCGATGGCAAGACCCCCGAGGGCATGTATTTCATCGACCGGTTCAACCCGCGCAGTTCCTATCACCTCTCGGTCGGGATCTCCTATCCCGATCCCGAGGATGTGGCGCGCGCGCTGATGTATGGCCGCCAGCCGGGCGGCGACATCTTCATCCACGGCCGCGGCCGCGAGGGCAATGCCCTGGCGCCCAAGCGCAAGGACTGGACGGCGGGCTGCATCGCGGTGACCGATACCGAGATCGAGGAAGTCTATGCCATGCTGCAAACCGGCGTGCCGGTGGTGATCTATCCCTGA
- a CDS encoding PTS sugar transporter subunit IIA encodes MIGIVIVAHGGLAREYLAAVEHVVGPQKGIVAVAIEDDHDRAAKQAEIMAAAQSVDQGQGVVVVTDIFGGSPSNLSMPACALRDRTILYGANLPMLVKLAKSRNLPVREAVSIAKDAGRKYINSYTVPEQMCERGNRAAG; translated from the coding sequence TTGATCGGAATCGTCATCGTGGCTCATGGTGGACTGGCGCGGGAATATCTCGCTGCCGTCGAACATGTGGTGGGGCCGCAAAAGGGTATCGTGGCTGTGGCGATCGAGGACGATCATGACCGCGCCGCCAAACAGGCCGAGATCATGGCGGCTGCTCAATCGGTTGATCAGGGGCAGGGCGTGGTGGTGGTGACCGACATTTTCGGCGGCTCACCCTCGAACCTGTCGATGCCGGCCTGCGCGCTGCGCGACCGTACCATCCTTTACGGCGCCAACCTGCCCATGCTGGTCAAGCTGGCCAAGTCCCGCAATCTGCCCGTGCGCGAGGCGGTCAGCATCGCCAAGGATGCGGGGCGGAAATACATCAATTCCTATACCGTTCCCGAACAGATGTGCGAACGCGGCAACCGGGCGGCCGGATGA
- a CDS encoding TetR/AcrR family transcriptional regulator — protein MADRKSYHHGNLRQALVDATAALVEESGPQSFTLTEAARRAGVSPAAPYRHFKGRDDLLEEVARQGFLEFADRLEAAFDDGRPNPMTAFLRMGQAYLDFARERPGFYMAMFESGISITGNAELARASDRAFGMLVRAAENLFAEMPPDRRPPARMVANHIWALSHGVVELFSRGKPGGRTPIAPADMLESGVLIYLRGLGVLPG, from the coding sequence GTGGCCGACCGTAAATCCTATCACCATGGCAACCTGCGTCAGGCGCTGGTCGATGCCACTGCCGCGCTGGTCGAGGAATCCGGCCCGCAATCTTTCACCCTGACCGAGGCCGCCCGCCGCGCCGGTGTCTCGCCCGCCGCGCCCTATCGCCATTTCAAGGGTCGCGACGACCTGCTGGAAGAGGTCGCCCGACAGGGCTTTCTGGAATTTGCCGACCGGCTCGAGGCGGCCTTCGATGACGGTCGGCCCAACCCGATGACGGCCTTCCTGCGCATGGGACAGGCCTACCTGGATTTCGCCCGCGAGCGGCCCGGCTTCTACATGGCGATGTTCGAATCGGGTATCTCGATCACCGGCAATGCCGAACTGGCGCGCGCCTCGGACCGGGCTTTCGGGATGCTGGTCCGTGCTGCCGAGAACCTGTTTGCCGAGATGCCGCCGGACCGGCGCCCGCCCGCGCGCATGGTCGCCAATCACATCTGGGCGCTGAGCCATGGCGTGGTCGAGTTGTTCTCGCGCGGCAAACCCGGCGGACGCACGCCCATCGCTCCGGCGGACATGCTGGAAAGCGGGGTGCTGATCTATCTGCGGGGTCTGGGCGTCCTGCCGGGCTGA